CATCATCACCCCTAATTAGCATACAACAGTTCCCAGGCTGACACACactccccaatacatagcccttgTGCCCCTGATAGACAATAGTCCACCAGACCCCTAATACATGGAGACGAGCCCTCAGACCTCTCCTAATACATAGACATCAGCCTCGATCGTCTCCTCTTCCTAATACATAGACATCAGCCTCGATCGTCTCCTCCACCTAATACATAGACATCAGCCTCGATcgtctcctcctcctaatacataGACATCAGCCTCGATCGTCTCCTCCACCTAATACATAGACATCAGCCTCGATCGTCTCCTCCACCTAATACATAGACATCAGCCTCGATCGTCTCCTCCACCTAATACATAGACATCAGCCTCGATCGTCTCCTCCACCTAATACATAGACATCAGCCTCGATCGTCTCCTCCACCTAATACATAGACATCAGCCTCGATCGTCTCCTCCACCTAATACATAGACATCAGCCTCGATCGTCTCCTCCACCTAATACATAGACATCAGCCTCGATCGTCTCCTCCACCTAATACATAGACATCAGCCTCGATCGTCTCCTCCACCTAATACATAGACATCAGCCTCGATCGTCTCCTCCACCTAATACATAGACATCAGCCTCGATCGTCTCCTCCACCTAATACATAGACATCAGCCTCGATCGTCTCCTCTTCCTGGCCTCCCGTCGGTCAGTGACTACCTCCTGTTCTGTTTTCAGCCTCTCTGCATCCTGCGCTGCCATCCAGAAGTTGACCCGGGTGCGGGTGGTGGATAACAGCACCCTGGGGAACACCCCGTACCACAAGCCACCACGCTGCATTCATGTGTATAACAAGTCTGGGGTGGGAAAGGTCGGGGACACCATCCTGTTGGCCATTAAGGGTCAGAAGAAGAAAGCCCTCATCGTGGGCCAGAAGATGCCCGGTTCCTGTATGACCCCGCGCTTTGACTCCAACAATGTGGTTCTAATAGAGGACAATGGGAACCCTGTGGGGACCCGAATAAAGACCCCTATACCGGCCATGCTGAGGCGAGAGGAGGGCAAGTATTCCAAAGTGTTGGCCATAGCTCAGACCCTATTGTGAGAAGCTCGTCCACATTGGATCCAGGATCAGAAACTCCAGATGgagaactttatttatttttttttttcttgcctgtGAATTCAGGACTAAATaaatattgataaaatactgGAGACCTCAGGTAGAATTGTGATTGCACAGTGAAGAAGATTGGCTGCAATGTACAGCATG
This sequence is a window from Dendropsophus ebraccatus isolate aDenEbr1 chromosome 15, aDenEbr1.pat, whole genome shotgun sequence. Protein-coding genes within it:
- the MRPL14 gene encoding large ribosomal subunit protein uL14m isoform X2, whose translation is MALLQRVLIQSWGTAARQHLSLSASCAAIQKLTRVRVVDNSTLGNTPYHKPPRCIHVYNKSGVGKVGDTILLAIKGQKKKALIVGQKMPGSCMTPRFDSNNVVLIEDNGNPVGTRIKTPIPAMLRREEGKYSKVLAIAQTLL
- the MRPL14 gene encoding large ribosomal subunit protein uL14m isoform X1, producing the protein MEGCSMALLQRVLIQSWGTAARQHLSLSASCAAIQKLTRVRVVDNSTLGNTPYHKPPRCIHVYNKSGVGKVGDTILLAIKGQKKKALIVGQKMPGSCMTPRFDSNNVVLIEDNGNPVGTRIKTPIPAMLRREEGKYSKVLAIAQTLL